A single Buteo buteo chromosome 17, bButBut1.hap1.1, whole genome shotgun sequence DNA region contains:
- the LOC142041172 gene encoding LOW QUALITY PROTEIN: opsin-5-like (The sequence of the model RefSeq protein was modified relative to this genomic sequence to represent the inferred CDS: inserted 1 base in 1 codon; substituted 1 base at 1 genomic stop codon): MLYAILNWILKCPGSWXGRNEDRRMRLVYEQKYLCVFWRQMXIYCKLCSFIFSDAELDMNGMASDHNTSSKEEYLPHYLQKEDPFASKLSREADIVAGFYLTIIGILSTLGNGYVIFMSSKRKKKLRPAEIMTVNLAVCDLGISVVGKPFSIISFFSHRWVFGWMGCRWYGWAGFFFGCGSLITMTAVSLDRYLKICHLSYGTWLKRHHAFICLAIIWAYATFWATVPFAGVGSYAPEPFGTSCTLDWWLAQASVAGQAFILSILFFCLLFPTAVIVFSYVKIILKVKSSTKEVAHYDTRIQNSHILEMKLTKVAMLICAGFLIAWIPYAVVSVWSAFGQPDSVPIQFSVVPTLLAKSAAMYNPIIYQVIDCKFACCRSGGLKTLQKKSSLKKSRMYTISAHRDSAAMNETQLEV, encoded by the exons ATGCTTTATGCAATTTTGAATTGGATCCTGAAATGCCCTGGGAGCTGGTAGGGCAGAAATGAAGACAGGAGGATGCGTCTTGTTTATGAACAAAAATACCTTTGCGTTTTCTGGCGGCAGA TGATCTATTGCAAGctctgttcttttattttttcagatgctgAACTGGACATGAATGGGATGGCATCAGATCACAACACTTCCTCCAAAGAAGAATACCTCCCACACTATCTCCAGAAAGAAGACCCCTTTGCATCAAAGCTTTCTAGAGAAGCTGACATTGTAGCTGGGTTTTATTTAACCATAATTG GGATTCTTTCAACTCTGGGAAATGGgtatgttatttttatgtcCTCAAAGCGAAAGAAGAAGTTGAGACCTGCTGAGATAATGACTGTTAATTTAGCAGTGTGTGATCTGGGCATTTCAG ttgTAGGAAAACCGTTTAGtatcatttccttcttttctcacCGCTGGGTGTTTGGATGGATGGGCTGCCGCTGGTATGGATGGGCTGGTTTCTTCTTTGGCTGTGGGAGCCTTATTACCATGACAGCTGTCAGCCTGGATAGATACCTAAAAATCTGTCACTTGTCTTAtg GTACCTGGCTTAAGAGACATCATGCATTTATCTGTCTGGCAATAATCTGGGCCTATGCTACGTTCTGGGCTACGGTGCCTTTTGCTGGTGTGGGGAGCTATGCCCCCGAGCCGTTTGGGACCTCCTGCACTCTGGACTGGTGGCTGGCGCAGGCTTCGGTGGCTGGACAGGCTTTTATTCTGagtattcttttcttttgcctcctGTTCCCCACGGCAGTGATTGTTTTTTCCTATGTCAAAATCATTCTAAAAGTCAAGTCATCCACCAAAGAGGTTGCTCACTATGATACCAGGATTCAGAACAGCCACATACTTGAAATGAAGCTGACCAAG GTGGCAATGTTGATCTGTGCAGGGTTCCTCATTGCCTGGATCCCTTACGCCGTGGTGTCCGTGTGGTCAGCCTTTGGACAGCCAGACTCAGTTCCCATCCAGTTTTCAGTGGTACCAACTTTGCTTGCAAAGTCAGCAGCTATGTACAACCCAATTATTTACCAGGTCATTGATTGTAAGTTTGCCTGTTGCCGGTCAGGAGGATTGAAGACACTGCAGAAGAAGAGCTCTTTGAAGAAATCAAG